A region from the Mycolicibacterium phlei genome encodes:
- a CDS encoding thioesterase family protein: MPTAASYFTRIEGGGYLPTRFAQSHWGDDHLNGPAVVGLAATELERYCGSDEFMPARITVDLFRAARGVPTTVDVRMVRDGRRVRSAECDILQEGRPVARAVLVQYRRSAPPPGEEWVAPVPVPERPELDGEMLPFIGSDDAGWERSPGAHQNASRKRFYFTSPEVVSGERVSPFVHAVVIAESTSLVTNLGTRGIGYINGDLTVGLSRLPVDEWILVQGDSHWTADGISVGTSTLFDSRGPFGTGMVTAVANPAAQIDFAARPFPASETNYE; this comes from the coding sequence ATGCCCACTGCAGCGTCTTACTTCACGCGGATCGAGGGCGGCGGCTACCTGCCGACGCGATTCGCGCAGAGCCACTGGGGCGACGACCACCTCAACGGCCCGGCGGTGGTCGGGCTGGCCGCCACCGAACTCGAGAGATACTGCGGCTCAGACGAGTTCATGCCTGCGCGGATCACCGTGGACCTGTTCCGGGCCGCGCGCGGGGTGCCCACCACGGTCGACGTCCGGATGGTCCGCGACGGCCGGCGGGTGCGCAGCGCCGAATGCGACATCCTGCAGGAGGGGCGGCCGGTGGCACGGGCGGTGCTGGTGCAGTACCGGCGTTCGGCGCCGCCGCCGGGCGAGGAGTGGGTGGCGCCGGTGCCAGTGCCCGAACGGCCCGAGCTCGACGGCGAGATGCTGCCGTTCATCGGCAGCGACGACGCCGGCTGGGAGCGTTCACCGGGCGCCCACCAGAACGCATCACGCAAGCGGTTCTACTTCACCTCGCCGGAGGTCGTGTCCGGGGAGAGGGTTTCGCCGTTCGTGCACGCCGTCGTGATCGCCGAGTCCACCAGCCTGGTGACCAACCTCGGCACCCGGGGCATCGGCTACATCAACGGCGATCTCACCGTCGGGCTGTCACGGCTGCCGGTTGACGAATGGATTCTGGTCCAGGGCGATTCGCACTGGACGGCCGACGGCATCTCGGTCGGCACGTCGACGCTGTTCGACAGCCGCGGACCGTTCGGGACCGGCATGGTGACCGCGGTCGCCAATCCCGCGGCGCAGATCGACTTCGCCGCACGGCCGTTCCCGGCGTCGGAGACCAACTACGAGTAA
- a CDS encoding type II toxin-antitoxin system Rv0910 family toxin — MAAVDVSVSSDLSPQNAWALASDLSRFDEWLTIFGGWRSEVPADIEVGTCVSSLIKVKGFRNTIHWRVTRYDEPKVIELTGRGRPGVRIALTMCVRDDGGGSTFQVVADLSGGLLSTRIGTLVAKVIESDVRKSVANLAALR, encoded by the coding sequence ATGGCAGCAGTGGATGTCTCGGTGTCGTCGGATCTCAGCCCGCAGAACGCCTGGGCGCTGGCCTCGGACCTGAGCCGCTTCGACGAGTGGCTGACGATCTTCGGCGGCTGGCGCAGCGAGGTGCCCGCCGACATCGAGGTCGGGACGTGCGTGTCCTCGCTGATCAAGGTCAAGGGGTTCCGCAACACCATCCACTGGCGGGTGACCCGCTACGACGAGCCCAAGGTCATCGAGCTGACCGGGCGCGGCCGGCCCGGTGTGCGGATCGCGCTGACCATGTGCGTGCGCGACGACGGCGGCGGCTCGACGTTCCAGGTGGTGGCCGACCTGTCCGGCGGGCTGCTCAGCACCCGCATCGGCACCCTGGTCGCCAAGGTGATCGAGTCGGATGTGCGCAAGTCCGTGGCCAACCTCGCGGCGCTGCGTTAA
- a CDS encoding TetR/AcrR family transcriptional regulator, translating to MPAESTTSSPRRTELLEAAYRYVLEHGIAEMSLRPLAAAIGSSPRVLVFLFGNKDGLVRALLARARADELSLLERLRASTSGRPLGLRRAVTELWSWLAVDDHRALLRLWVEAYARSLVEPDGAWAGFARATVDDWLAVLADHGADEVDGTRALAILRGALLDLLATGDRRRVDAAVAREAELLG from the coding sequence ATGCCCGCCGAGAGCACAACCTCCTCGCCGCGCCGGACCGAGCTGCTGGAGGCCGCCTACCGCTACGTCCTCGAACACGGCATCGCCGAGATGTCACTGCGTCCGCTGGCCGCCGCGATCGGTTCGAGTCCACGGGTGCTGGTGTTCCTGTTCGGCAACAAGGACGGACTGGTGCGAGCCCTGCTGGCCCGGGCGCGGGCCGACGAACTCTCGCTGCTGGAGCGGCTGCGCGCGTCCACCTCCGGTAGGCCGCTCGGGTTGAGGCGGGCGGTGACGGAGCTGTGGTCGTGGCTGGCCGTCGACGATCACCGTGCGCTGCTTCGGCTGTGGGTGGAGGCCTATGCCCGGTCGCTGGTCGAACCCGACGGCGCCTGGGCGGGTTTCGCGCGGGCGACGGTGGACGACTGGCTGGCCGTGCTCGCCGACCACGGCGCCGACGAGGTCGACGGCACCCGCGCCCTGGCGATCCTGCGCGGGGCGCTGCTGGACCTGCTCGCCACCGGCGACCGTCGGCGTGTCGACGCAGCGGTCGCGCGGGAGGCCGAACTGCTCGGATAG
- a CDS encoding class I SAM-dependent methyltransferase, translating to MTGAVDLPELPVNHHADHRGFSGFAGYVFGVTLLPMGHATARFAADLMQVSDADTVVDIGCGPGVAVREAARRGAAAVGVDPSPELLRIARALSRHETVAWATGTAEQVPLPDQTATVVWALATVHHWQDAAAGVSEMYRLLQPGGRLLAAERQVEPGATGLASHGWVRQQAESFAALCDSAGFRDITMTGHRAGRRDVWAVRASRP from the coding sequence ATGACCGGTGCCGTCGATCTACCTGAGCTACCCGTCAACCATCACGCCGACCATCGCGGCTTCTCCGGGTTCGCCGGCTACGTGTTCGGGGTGACCCTGCTGCCGATGGGCCACGCCACCGCCCGTTTCGCCGCCGACCTGATGCAGGTGTCCGACGCCGACACCGTTGTCGACATCGGCTGCGGCCCCGGTGTCGCGGTCCGGGAGGCGGCGCGCCGCGGCGCCGCGGCCGTCGGCGTCGACCCGTCGCCGGAGCTGCTGCGGATCGCCCGCGCGCTGAGCCGCCACGAAACGGTGGCCTGGGCCACCGGCACCGCCGAGCAGGTGCCGTTGCCGGACCAGACGGCGACGGTGGTGTGGGCGCTGGCGACCGTGCACCACTGGCAGGACGCCGCCGCCGGGGTCAGCGAAATGTACCGGCTGCTGCAGCCCGGCGGGCGACTGCTGGCCGCCGAGCGCCAGGTCGAACCCGGCGCCACCGGCCTGGCCAGTCACGGCTGGGTACGCCAACAGGCGGAATCCTTTGCCGCCCTCTGCGATTCGGCCGGCTTCCGGGACATCACCATGACCGGCCACCGGGCGGGCCGTCGCGACGTCTGGGCGGTGCGCGCCAGCAGGCCCTGA
- a CDS encoding SIMPL domain-containing protein: MTTTEITVRGSFSSAHPPERATVHAVIGYEGPAMDPVYRRVATDFETVKASVEALMDASVTWWAADQLRTRSTRPWNTDGKQLPLVHHANVNLRVKFRDFAAMSTWIGGHVADIEGFRVERIAWALTEKRRIQLIRQVRERAVHDARDRAQLYADSLGLGTVVPVALADAGMLGAGVHPDGGVGSGRPVTRSAMAGSDAAAVELVPQDIEVTASVDARFIAG, translated from the coding sequence GTGACGACGACTGAGATCACCGTCCGCGGGTCGTTCAGCTCCGCGCACCCGCCGGAGCGTGCGACGGTGCACGCCGTGATCGGCTACGAGGGTCCGGCGATGGATCCCGTATACCGCCGTGTGGCAACCGACTTCGAGACGGTTAAGGCGTCTGTGGAGGCCTTGATGGACGCCTCGGTGACCTGGTGGGCCGCCGATCAGTTGCGCACCCGGTCCACGCGTCCCTGGAACACCGACGGCAAACAGCTGCCCCTGGTTCACCATGCGAACGTGAACCTTCGGGTGAAGTTCCGCGACTTTGCCGCAATGTCAACGTGGATCGGCGGGCACGTCGCCGACATCGAGGGTTTCCGGGTCGAGCGGATCGCGTGGGCGCTGACGGAGAAGCGGCGCATCCAGCTGATCCGTCAGGTGCGGGAGCGGGCGGTGCACGACGCACGGGATCGCGCTCAGCTGTATGCGGACTCACTGGGGCTCGGCACGGTGGTTCCCGTCGCGCTCGCCGACGCGGGCATGCTCGGCGCCGGCGTGCATCCCGACGGGGGTGTCGGTTCCGGCCGGCCGGTGACGCGGTCGGCGATGGCGGGCTCCGACGCCGCCGCGGTCGAACTGGTACCGCAGGACATCGAGGTCACCGCCTCCGTGGACGCGCGCTTCATCGCCGGGTAG
- a CDS encoding GNAT family N-acetyltransferase, translated as MAETVDHETFRLREADQPGDLGWVVMAHGEIYAEQFGWNTEFETMVARIVADYAGGHDPAREAAWIAEVDGRRAGCIFLVGTDDPDVARLRLLLVAPQGRGRGVGNRLVQTCIDFATRAGYRKVTLWTNDVLVAARRIYQAAGFVLVDAEPHVSFGHQLVGENWDLDLAATAVPLRG; from the coding sequence ATGGCGGAAACGGTTGATCACGAGACGTTCCGGCTTCGTGAAGCCGACCAGCCGGGCGATCTGGGCTGGGTCGTGATGGCTCACGGCGAGATCTACGCCGAGCAGTTCGGCTGGAACACCGAATTCGAGACGATGGTGGCCCGGATCGTCGCCGACTACGCCGGCGGGCATGACCCGGCGCGGGAGGCCGCCTGGATCGCCGAGGTGGACGGCCGGCGCGCGGGGTGCATCTTCCTCGTCGGCACCGACGATCCCGACGTCGCACGGCTGCGACTGCTGCTGGTCGCCCCGCAGGGGCGAGGACGCGGAGTCGGCAACCGGCTGGTGCAGACGTGCATCGACTTCGCCACCCGCGCTGGATACCGCAAGGTCACGTTGTGGACCAACGACGTCCTGGTCGCGGCGCGCAGGATCTACCAGGCGGCCGGCTTCGTCCTGGTCGACGCGGAGCCGCATGTCAGCTTCGGTCACCAGCTGGTGGGGGAGAACTGGGACCTGGACCTGGCCGCGACGGCAGTTCCGTTGCGCGGGTGA
- a CDS encoding ABC transporter ATP-binding protein, whose protein sequence is MLGPSGCGKTTTLRMIAGFETPTSGAIRLEGRDVSKVPPHKRNVNTVFQHYALFPHMTVWDNVAYGPRSKKLDKAEVRKRVDELLEIVRLSDFADRKPGQLSGGQQQRVALARALVNYPSALLLDEPLGALDLKLRHTMQFELKRIQREVGITFIYVTHDQEEALTMSDRIAVMNAGNVDQIGTPTEIYDRPATVFVASFIGQANLWSGRQTGRTNRDFVEVDVLGTTLKARPGETTIEPGGHATLMVRPERVRVSVEEPTGDIATVRATVTDLTFQGPVVRLSVAAPDGSPVVAHVGPEQNLPLLRPGDEVYVSWAPDASLVLPAADIPTTEDLEEMLDAP, encoded by the coding sequence ATGCTGGGGCCGTCCGGGTGCGGCAAGACCACGACGTTGCGCATGATCGCCGGGTTCGAGACCCCGACGTCCGGTGCCATCCGGCTGGAGGGCAGGGACGTGTCGAAGGTGCCGCCGCACAAACGCAACGTCAACACCGTCTTCCAGCACTACGCGCTGTTCCCGCACATGACGGTGTGGGACAACGTCGCCTACGGGCCGCGCAGCAAGAAGCTGGACAAGGCCGAGGTGCGCAAGCGGGTCGACGAGCTGCTCGAGATCGTGCGGCTCAGCGACTTCGCCGACCGCAAGCCCGGCCAGCTCTCCGGCGGCCAGCAGCAGCGTGTCGCCCTGGCGCGCGCGCTGGTCAACTACCCCAGCGCGCTGCTGCTCGACGAGCCGCTGGGCGCTCTGGACCTCAAGCTGCGCCACACCATGCAGTTCGAGCTCAAGCGCATCCAGCGCGAGGTCGGGATCACGTTCATCTACGTGACCCACGACCAGGAGGAGGCGCTGACGATGAGTGACCGCATCGCGGTCATGAACGCCGGCAACGTCGACCAGATCGGCACGCCCACCGAGATCTACGACCGGCCCGCCACGGTGTTCGTCGCCAGCTTCATCGGCCAGGCCAACCTGTGGAGCGGCCGCCAGACCGGACGCACCAACCGCGACTTCGTCGAGGTCGACGTGCTCGGGACGACGCTGAAGGCCCGGCCCGGCGAGACGACGATCGAACCGGGCGGCCACGCCACCCTGATGGTGCGCCCGGAGCGGGTGCGGGTCTCCGTCGAGGAACCGACCGGCGACATCGCCACTGTGCGGGCGACGGTCACCGACCTGACCTTCCAGGGGCCGGTGGTGCGGCTGTCGGTGGCCGCGCCGGACGGCTCGCCGGTCGTCGCGCACGTCGGCCCCGAACAGAACCTGCCGTTGCTGCGGCCCGGTGACGAGGTGTACGTCAGCTGGGCGCCGGACGCCTCGCTGGTGCTGCCGGCCGCTGACATCCCGACCACCGAGGATCTCGAAGAGATGCTCGACGCTCCCTAA
- a CDS encoding MFS transporter produces the protein MNRERTVVEVTRSATDAPIRSARLLVAGLSVVVLTVAVLQTAVVPVLGVIATQLGAPIAGVSWAVTANLLAAVAATPLLGRLADLHAKYHLLLAVLAVVLAGSILAATTSSLALLIVARVLQAPSYALYPISIAILREELPQTRLMSAMAVLSGTLGFGGGAGLVVVGLLMSGDADYHRVFWLTTAFTVAVVAIVVLVVPRRPRSAHGTIDWWGAAGLATGLSALLLAITQGRDWGWTSPATVGSALGGLVLLVIWWWWERRIGQPLVSTRMLTRRPILLTNLATIFVGMGLYFAFLGLTLFVQVPRDAAGYGFGASVLQASLVYLLPGAFTGFVVALVSGRFIDRFGARPVLVVAAAAGVAGFLVAAFAHSYTWQVIIASVLANGYISLGYGALPALVVSEVDAGETGVATSMNAIARTIGSSVAAALVAMLLSRTVAGVPMESSFLAVFLGGAVTSALVLALIAVSRPTPRPATAGAESEQARYETRAMNHEWG, from the coding sequence ATGAATCGGGAGCGGACTGTGGTCGAAGTGACGCGGTCGGCGACCGACGCCCCGATCCGGTCCGCACGGCTGCTGGTCGCCGGGCTGTCGGTCGTCGTGCTCACCGTCGCGGTGCTGCAGACCGCCGTCGTCCCGGTCCTCGGGGTCATCGCCACCCAGCTCGGCGCCCCGATCGCCGGGGTGAGCTGGGCGGTCACCGCCAACCTGCTGGCCGCGGTGGCGGCGACTCCGCTGCTCGGCCGCCTGGCCGACCTGCACGCCAAGTACCACTTGCTGCTCGCCGTGCTGGCGGTGGTGCTGGCCGGGTCGATCCTGGCCGCCACCACGTCGTCGCTGGCCCTGCTGATCGTGGCGCGGGTGCTGCAGGCGCCGTCGTACGCGCTCTATCCGATCAGCATCGCGATCCTGCGCGAGGAGCTGCCGCAGACGCGGCTGATGTCGGCGATGGCGGTGCTGTCCGGCACGCTGGGCTTCGGCGGCGGCGCCGGCCTGGTCGTCGTCGGCCTGCTGATGAGCGGCGACGCCGACTACCACCGGGTGTTCTGGCTGACCACCGCGTTCACCGTCGCCGTCGTCGCGATCGTCGTGCTGGTCGTGCCCCGCCGGCCACGCAGTGCGCACGGCACCATCGACTGGTGGGGCGCGGCCGGCCTGGCCACCGGTCTGTCGGCGCTGCTGCTGGCGATCACGCAGGGCCGGGACTGGGGCTGGACGTCGCCGGCCACCGTGGGCAGCGCGCTGGGCGGGCTCGTCCTGCTGGTCATCTGGTGGTGGTGGGAGCGCCGGATCGGCCAGCCGTTGGTGTCGACCCGGATGCTGACCCGCCGTCCGATCCTGCTGACCAACCTGGCCACCATCTTCGTCGGTATGGGGCTGTACTTCGCGTTTCTCGGGCTGACGCTGTTCGTGCAGGTTCCGCGCGACGCCGCCGGATACGGGTTCGGTGCCAGCGTGCTGCAGGCCAGCCTGGTCTACCTGCTGCCCGGAGCGTTCACCGGGTTCGTCGTCGCACTGGTCAGCGGCCGGTTCATCGACCGCTTCGGTGCCCGCCCGGTGCTGGTGGTGGCCGCCGCTGCCGGTGTCGCGGGCTTTCTGGTGGCCGCTTTCGCCCACTCGTACACCTGGCAGGTAATCATCGCCAGCGTGCTGGCCAACGGCTACATCAGCCTCGGCTACGGCGCGCTGCCGGCCCTGGTGGTCAGCGAGGTCGACGCGGGTGAGACCGGGGTGGCGACGAGCATGAACGCGATCGCCCGCACGATCGGCAGTTCGGTGGCCGCGGCGCTGGTCGCCATGCTGCTCAGCCGCACCGTGGCCGGGGTGCCGATGGAGAGCAGCTTCCTGGCCGTGTTCCTGGGCGGTGCGGTGACCTCCGCGCTCGTGCTGGCGCTGATCGCCGTCTCGCGACCGACGCCACGGCCGGCCACCGCGGGTGCGGAATCAGAGCAGGCGCGCTACGAAACCCGTGCCATGAACCACGAGTGGGGTTAA
- a CDS encoding IclR family transcriptional regulator: MSRRGTSAPTERVVDVVEFIANRRDGARFSDVAREVGLTQGTANAILNSLSDRGWLIRDPSTKVYRPGPALAAVAAATEATQPLTHTARQAATRLAAELRVPASVVERVKDSLVIVAIEGSWTPETLPGERIPYAPPFGVAFAAWAPPDEQRAWLARNPDVDAAAAKRLRSVLKQTRERGFDVDWTTPVLARVSRLLGEVRGDRTVPDPVLAVLDKALIDCAKVGYRFDDDPEIESQPVATIAAPVFDEAGRVALILGVHPGRALPLKEIRRIGNLVTEVAAGLNPDQR, translated from the coding sequence ATGTCGAGACGGGGCACCTCTGCACCCACGGAACGGGTCGTCGATGTCGTCGAGTTCATCGCCAATCGGCGCGACGGCGCGCGGTTCTCCGATGTGGCGCGCGAAGTGGGACTGACCCAGGGCACGGCGAACGCGATCCTGAACTCGCTGTCAGACCGGGGCTGGCTGATACGCGACCCGTCGACCAAGGTCTACCGTCCCGGTCCCGCGCTGGCCGCGGTCGCCGCTGCCACCGAGGCGACCCAGCCGTTGACGCACACCGCCAGACAGGCCGCCACCAGGCTGGCCGCCGAGCTTCGGGTACCCGCGTCGGTGGTGGAGCGGGTGAAGGACTCGCTGGTCATCGTCGCGATTGAGGGCTCGTGGACGCCCGAGACCCTGCCCGGCGAACGCATCCCGTACGCGCCGCCGTTCGGGGTGGCCTTCGCCGCCTGGGCACCGCCCGACGAGCAGCGGGCCTGGCTGGCGCGTAATCCCGATGTCGACGCGGCGGCGGCCAAGCGCCTGCGCAGCGTGCTGAAGCAGACCCGGGAGCGCGGCTTCGACGTGGACTGGACGACGCCGGTGCTGGCGCGGGTCTCCCGGCTACTCGGCGAGGTACGCGGCGACCGGACCGTCCCGGATCCGGTGCTCGCCGTGCTCGACAAGGCGCTCATCGACTGCGCCAAGGTGGGCTACCGCTTCGACGACGATCCCGAGATCGAGTCCCAGCCGGTGGCCACCATCGCCGCACCCGTGTTCGATGAGGCGGGGCGGGTGGCGCTGATCCTCGGCGTGCACCCCGGACGAGCCTTGCCGCTGAAGGAGATTCGCCGCATCGGCAATCTCGTCACCGAGGTCGCAGCCGGCCTGAACCCCGACCAGCGTTGA